The genomic segment CCGCCGATCAATCAGACCGCCTCGACCCTGAACCAGACGATCCAGACCTCGACCCAGCAGACCGCGGTGGAAAAGACCGCCACTCAGCAGGCGTCAGGCACGCTGTTCGGCTTCATCGGCGGCCTGATGACGACGTGGCTTACCGACACGGCCAATCCTACCCATGGCAATTCCAGCTATGCGACGGTCGGCCCGTTCGTTGGTACCGCCGTCGTGGCGACGGATGCGCTTCGGCGGCGCGTCCAGGCCAATTTCGACGGCACGGTCGCACACGATGCGAACGGCAACTATCTGCCAGGGTCGTTCAGCTATCAGTTCGGCTTCCTCGACCCGAAGGAGGACTCGCAAAGCGGCTACTACGACCAGTCGAACTTCGCCGCCGGGCCGGCGATCCGCAAGAACGGCCAGATCGTATCGACCATCGACGACGCACCGATCACCAGCCACACCGGCTTGATGGTGTCGATCTCCCGCGACACGATCCAGCAATACGGCTCTGGGCTCGGCTTCGGGAATGTGCAGCCGTGCGATTGCGATTACACCAAATGGGGACTTTGGTTGAGCGGCAGCAATCAGGGGCCGTATTATGATGTCGCCCAGGGCTTCTGGGTTGCCGGCCGGCCGCCCACCGCCGGCGAGGTGCCGCTCAGCGGGCAGGCGAGCTATGTCGGCCACGCCGTCGCAGCGATCCAGAACGACGGCAGCACGTATTACGCGGCCGGCGTCTTCAACAACACGGTCAATTTCGCCTCGAGAACAGGGCAGGTGAGCGTCACCGGACTCGACGGCACCAACTACGCTGGCCAGGTCTCGTTGCTCTCGGGAACGACAGGCTTCGCCGGATCGCTCGCCGGCGACGTCGGCTCCCGCAATATGGCGCTGGTGGGTTCGTTCTTCCGCGGCGTATCGAGTCCGGTCGGCGAGATGGGCGGCAGCCTCGCGGTCAGCGGCCCGGGCTATCTCGGCGCCGGCATCTTCGCGGCGAAGATGAAGTAACGCCCGACCATCATCTACATATGACCGGGCGGGCCGGCGCGGCGGCCGATCGCTGCCGACTGCTGATCGATGCGGCCGGAGCTCGGCGGCACGTAGCGTGCGCTCGATCGCACCCGTTGCTGGGTGGCGGGATCGACGACCTCGACCGAGACTTCGAGTTCGTCTGCGGACAATCTGCTGGCCTGCACCGTTGCTTCGCGG from the Rhodopseudomonas palustris genome contains:
- a CDS encoding FecR domain-containing protein, whose translation is MRLSGWMIGAAALLAAGSGTNLAVAQEVGKASAVNPAATANLRTISIGESIAHKERIKTTDKGSVQILFIDKTSMTVGPNSDLTIDEYVYDPNSGTGKLAARLGKGALRFVGGQISHTGDAEIKTAAATVGIRGGVAMIGTGFVFAGYGSSTVTTPGGTVTLGAGEFTQTPGAGEPPSPPGPPPPNFVQNLIQSFQSAPGQSGGAGQGTASRGNVQRAEARATGTPNGSVAGSLTPQVPTPLPPINQTASTLNQTIQTSTQQTAVEKTATQQASGTLFGFIGGLMTTWLTDTANPTHGNSSYATVGPFVGTAVVATDALRRRVQANFDGTVAHDANGNYLPGSFSYQFGFLDPKEDSQSGYYDQSNFAAGPAIRKNGQIVSTIDDAPITSHTGLMVSISRDTIQQYGSGLGFGNVQPCDCDYTKWGLWLSGSNQGPYYDVAQGFWVAGRPPTAGEVPLSGQASYVGHAVAAIQNDGSTYYAAGVFNNTVNFASRTGQVSVTGLDGTNYAGQVSLLSGTTGFAGSLAGDVGSRNMALVGSFFRGVSSPVGEMGGSLAVSGPGYLGAGIFAAKMK